The genomic region aaggttatACACTTCAAGGAAAAATGTCTAAGGCCATTGATCTGTTccttgaaataaagaaaaaaaattttcttttagttGAGAGCAATGCAAGCCTTTCAAATGAGTCCTTGAAAGCCTTCTTAACTTGCTTATTCCTCGGGGTATAAATAAATGGGCTCAAAGTTGGGGAAACAGAAGAAATAAGCAGTGAAACCAATTTATTAGTGGTCACTTCTTCTTTTGCTGCAGGATTCGTATAGATGAAAATGCACGTGCCATAGGTGATGGACACCACAATCATGTGGGAAGAACAAGTCAAAAGGGCCTTTTTTCTTTGGCGGACAGAGGGGAATCTAAATATTGTCCTGATGATGCTACCGTATGACAGAACCACACAAATAAGAGTCATATTTAGGGTCAGCGCAGCAGAGATGTCAACTGTCTGTTCCACAATCCATGTGTCTGAGCGTGAGATTTTCACAAGAGGAAATGCATCACAGGTAAAATGGTCGAGCATGTTAGGATCACAAAACTCCAGATTTAAAAGTAGGCATAGTAGTGGGGTTATTACACATAAACCAGCCATCCAACAACAGATAATGACAATACCACAGACTCTGCTGCTCATGATGGTCACATAATGCAAgggtttgcagatggccacatagcggtcataggacatggcaGCCAGGAGGAAAAGTTCTATTGCTCCACAGATGTCAGTAAAAAACACTTGGCTCATACAGGCGTTATAGGTAATGACCTTGTTACCTGTTGCTATGTTATACAAGTATCTAGGAATACAAGCAGAGGTGAATGAGATCTCTAAGaaggaaaaattttttaagaaaaagcacATAGGTGTTTTCAGGTGGGAATCCATAAAGGTGAGTGTGATGATGGTCAGATTCCCGGTCACACTCAACATGTAGATGAGAAAGAGAAGGATAAGAATCAGAACCTGTGGCTGAGGGTCATTAGTCAGTCCCAGCAGAAAGAATGATATTACTGTGCCGTTTCTCATCACTGACTTCTGACTTCTGTCTAATCTGCATCTGCTATTTGGAGAAATTTGATTATAAATTATCTTAACTGTTAAATATTCAACATATTTAGCCTTTTATTCTCTGTATCGGAAAATTTCACCGTTGCTTTCATGTCTTTTCTTGACATTTgagtcttttattttattatttttttaaacaatgtttaTACATAACAGAAAACCTGGGCTCACTGTATACAATTCAAAGTAGACTTTCAGGTCTTCATTACaaaaaggatttttgtttgctgctTTGGTTTTAGGACAAATGTGTTTTActcctacaaacaaccctaagtcctGTGGTTCCACCCAACACAATCTAGTTTTTTTCTGCTTAAGTGCATTACCTTTGCTCAATATGTGTATTACATTTATTGCTGACCAAATACTGACGGCCTTCTCTTCCCTCTCTGATCATCTAGTGAAATGAATTATTTCTCTCTCCATTGTTGTCACTTTTGCCTAATAATAAGATATTTAAGTCAGATGTCAAGAACCTTTAGATTTTGAGTTTGTGATAATCTGCTCTACAGATTTTTCTCAAACTTGAACTATTAATTACACCAATAGGGACTCAGAAGTTTCCGACATACAATCAGTatctcaaggcttgaagttttcTGATATCAATgaataggaaaaaatttttttccacgtGTACTCAATTTATTCGTTTTATGTGCAGTTTCACTTTATTGCTTAACTTTGTGTATCCTCACTGAGATAGGGGCAGAGTTAGCTGTGACCATATCTTGGCTACATAGAAAAAACATATTTGAAGTTCATTTTGTTTTCCAGAGAAAAATATGTCCTAGATGCTAAAAAAGGAATTACAATCAAAGAGGCAAACTTTATCATACTTACTCTTCTAT from Elephas maximus indicus isolate mEleMax1 chromosome 27, mEleMax1 primary haplotype, whole genome shotgun sequence harbors:
- the LOC126068257 gene encoding olfactory receptor 6C2-like — translated: MRNGTVISFFLLGLTNDPQPQVLILILLFLIYMLSVTGNLTIITLTFMDSHLKTPMCFFLKNFSFLEISFTSACIPRYLYNIATGNKVITYNACMSQVFFTDICGAIELFLLAAMSYDRYVAICKPLHYVTIMSSRVCGIVIICCWMAGLCVITPLLCLLLNLEFCDPNMLDHFTCDAFPLVKISRSDTWIVEQTVDISAALTLNMTLICVVLSYGSIIRTIFRFPSVRQRKKALLTCSSHMIVVSITYGTCIFIYTNPAAKEEVTTNKLVSLLISSVSPTLSPFIYTPRNKQVKKAFKDSFERLALLSTKRKFFFFISRNRSMALDIFP